A region of the Cyanobacteriota bacterium genome:
CCCCCGCTAGGGCGTAGACAGCCAGCATTTGAGTGCCACCCGCAAGCAATACACCACCATGTTGGCTAGCGGCGATCGCCATTCCGGCTACCACAGGCTGCATGGGGTCACCCACGGCAGCAACGAGGGCAATTGGATCCCTAGTTCCGACACTTAACCCAGCTTTTGCGAGTCCCTGCTGCACCACCTCCTGTTTCTGACGATGGTTGCAATGGGGGTGACTGCTGTTCACCCTGCCATGTGCTGGCACACCCAAACCCATTAGCACTGCTAGAGCCGTTGTGGTGCCCCCAACGACACATTCCCCCAGCACCAAGTAGCTGGGTGAGGCTGCCAGAGCCAACGTGTGTCCCCAGTGTAGCCCTTGCGCAAACAAGTGCTTGACAGTGTGCAGCGACAGAGCCTGACCAGTGGTTAAACAGGCAGCGGGTGCACCACCCAAGTCCACACAGGGGACGGGTGGAGGGGAGCATAGGCCAGCGTTGAACAGGTGCAAGGGCATATGCAGTGCTCTTACCACAGCATGGGCAATTACTGCTGGCGATACACCCGCCATCAGAGGTG
Encoded here:
- a CDS encoding TIGR00303 family protein; protein product: PLMAGVSPAVIAHAVVRALHMPLHLFNAGLCSPPPVPCVDLGGAPAACLTTGQALSLHTVKHLFAQGLHWGHTLALAASPSYLVLGECVVGGTTTALAVLMGLGVPAHGRVNSSHPHCNHRQKQEVVQQGLAKAGLSVGTRDPIALVAAVGDPMQPVVAGMAIAASQHGGVLLAGGTQMLAVYALAGAIVHTQGLWWQPDQIVVGTTRWVVDDPTGDTVGLAAAISQALPFLPMPTLLATQLSFATSRYPQLRIYEQGFVKEGVGAGGCAIAASLYRHWRSADMVQAIEQVLATMNLQPDPASMRG